The Flammeovirga pectinis genomic interval AATGAGGAGAAGAACGAAGTAGATTTTTTTCATATAAGCTTACTTCAATGATGAAATTTTTGAAATAATAAGTGGCATTACTCTAGAGTATGTTTCTTCTGATAAATAATAGAATAGATTACTTAAATTACTTTCTGTGATATCAACTTTTTTATCAATTTCTATAAAATGAGTTCCTTCGTTTTTATGGTGTTTCAGCTTAGCAATTTTTAAATCTTTATTTCCTCCCTCAGCCAATCCATTTATGTTTGATTGATAGTAAAATACTTTGTTATTTCTCATCTCATTTTTATGAATACCATGTAAATGAAAATTAAAATCTACATTACCACAGACTGCAATTTTACCGTTTAAATGTACATCTTCTGGGTGTGGTCCAATAAGGTTGCCTTCTACAATAAGGTTTGCATTCTTATCATTTAAAAATTGGATAGATTCAACGTTATGTTCTGGTGTTCCTAAAATCAGGTTACCTTTTATAACTAAATTTCCATAATTAATTAAAGAACTATTTTCAAACAATGTTAGGTTACCGTAAATCACTAAAGTATCGGTAGCTTGAATAACAATTTTCTTATCTGATGGTACTCTAACTTTACCATTTATGTACACAACATGACCAATGCCTTTTTTATATTCTTCTCCATTAGAAGTTTCTAAATTGTGTTTAATAGTATATATTTTTTTGCTGTGCGCTTTCCCATATACTTTTATATGTTCGTGTACATTTTGTGCTGTAGACGTTAAAGCTAAAGAGAAAAATGCTACTGTTACCATTACTTGGAAAATGGATTTTAAATTACAGTAAGCTACTTGAGAGATTGAGGTATTTAACATAGAAATAGTAATTAGATTTGTTTGACTTTATGACAGTCGTATCCATTTGGTAGTCAGTTGTATTTAGATTTATTAGTGAATAAAAAAATAAGCACCCCATTAAAAATGAGGTGCTTACTAACTAAATTGTCTGTTCTATGTTATCTATAGTATAAATCTAATTCTTTATAATTTTCTTCTGATAAATACGCTTATTCCCTTGTGTAACTTCTAATATATATATCCCTTGAGATAAACCAGAAACATCAAATTTCTGAGACGAATATTGAGATGATTTACTAGTCAACTTTATTTTATAACCAGTACTCGCATTGATCAAGTAGTAATCCATTGGGCTATCATCTGTAGCATTAGATTCTACTTTAATGAAATCTGTAGTAGGGTTAGGGTACACACTTACGTCAATTTTATCACTATCACCATTCATTACGGCTTGAATCCAAGATTCTGATTTTCCATCAAAATCATATTGTGTTAATCGGTAATAAACTGTTTTGTTTTTATCAGTAGGAACATCTATTTCGTATTCTGTAACTACATTAGAGTTTCCTTGACCATCAACTTCATCTATTTTTTCAAAATTCTTTTTATCGTAAGATTTTTCAATAATAAAGTGACTGTTATTAATTTCTTGTGCTGTAGTCCAATTGATAGCTGTAAAAGATACTTCTTGAGTACAAGAGAAACTTGAGAGTTCTACTGGGAGGTCTTTGAAAGATTTCGTTAAATATGGTTTAAGTCTATGTAATTCATTTTCTTTAATTTCGTCAATTTTATCTGATAGACTAACTTTTGAAAGCTTGGTTGATTTGAGTATTTTATTATTAGTAGTAAATTGATTTGTTATATCCCCATGTTTATGTGCTTCTTTACTTTTTGCTGTTTTACCAATATTGTTAAAAGAATAATAAAAGCATTTTGGATTAAATTTATTGTGGTTATCATGTTCTTTTTCAGAATGAAAATGAACATCAACCGTATCTAAAACGGCAATTTGTCCATAAAATTTACTTTTATGCGGGTGATAACCGATCATGTTATTTTTAATTATCACTTTTCCATTACTTTCATTAAAAAAATAAATTTCCTCACTATTTCTAAATACTTTATCTGTTAATTCTACCCACTGTCGTCTTTTTTTTACCCAACGTGTTATTTCGTCGTATCCTCCTAAGTATAAGGATCCTCTAATAACTAAATTTCCTTTATTACTTAAAGTACCGTTGTTTTCAATTATTACATCTCCATTAATTACTAATGTATCTATTGCTTGTATTTCAATTACTTGATTTTCCTTGATTCGAACATCTCCATTTATATATATAACGTGGCCTATTTTTGAACCTTTTTTAGGTTTGTATAATTTACCATCAGAAGTTTTATACCCTTTATACTTTTTATTCCATTCGTTAAATTTTATAGGTTTTGATGAGATTAGTTTTGATATGTCTTTTTTTTCGAAAGAAGTTTTATGCTCTACGGTTTTTTGTCCAAAACTAAAATTGGAAACCAATAAAATTAAAAGAATTGTATATAAATTTTTCATAGATTCAGATATTTAGTTCTTAGACAGGTAGCCTAATGAAACAGGCAGAAGCATTAAGATCTGTTGAATTCTGTTGTGTTTTATTTACTTCTTAATCACTTTATTCTGATAAATACGCTTATTTCCTTGTAGAACTTCTAATATATATATCCCTTGAGATAAGCCAGAAACATCAAATTTCTGAGATGAATATTGAGATGATTTACTAGTCAATTTTATTTTAGCTCCAGTACTCGCATTGATCAAGTAGTAATCCATTGGGCTATCATCTGTAGCGTTTGTTTCTACCTTAATGAAATCTGTAGTAGGGTTAGGGTACACACTTACGTCAATTTTATCATCATCACTATTCATTACGGCTTGAATCCAAGATTCTGATTTTCCATCAAAATCGTATTGTGTTAATCGGTAATAAACTGTTTTGTTTTTATCTGTAGGAACATCTATTTCGTATTCTGTTACTACATTAGAATTTCCTTGTCCATCAACTTCATCTATTTTTTCAAAATTCTTTTTATCGTAAGATTTTTCAATAATAAAGTGACTGTTATTAATTTCTTGTGCTGTAGTCCAATTGATAGCTGTAAAAGATACTTCTTGAGTACAAGAGAAGCTTGAAAGTTCTACTGGGAGTAGTTTATCTTTATCTTTATATTTTATTAATAGGTAGGGTTGAAGCTTTAGTAAACTTTCTTTATTAATGGGATCTTTATCAGAGAATTTTTTAAAGTATCCTTTGACAGGTAGATCTGTAATTTTATTATGATTTCTATCATTTTTTTTATCTTTTTCATCTTTAGCTTTTTCATTTCTTCCTTTTTTTCCTCTACTATATTTTTTTCTAGCTCTATTCATACTATCCAGTTTCATAATAACTTCCGTTCCTTTATTAGCTTTAGCACTAAAATCATTATTTCTATAATAAAATACTCCACCTGTTGGATTGATAGTATTTTCATTTAAATGGAAATGGTACATTACGTTTTGTATTACAGCAATATTTCCTGCTATTGTAGAACCATGAACATGTTGTCCCACTAGTCCTTGTGTTATATATAAGTTTGCATTTGGCTTATTTTGAAAGTCCACAGTATATTCATCTTGTCCTCCATCAACTTGATTACCAATAAATAAAGAACCTTTTATAACTAAATTCCCTTTATTAATTAAAGTAGAACCTGCAAGAGCTGTCAATCCCCCATAAATTACTAATGTATGGCCAGCTGGAATAGTTAAGCTACTATTCTTAGCAATTTTTAAATGGCCAATAATGAAAGTGTATTTTTTTGGTAAGGTATAAGTCCCTTTGAATAAAAGTCTATTTTTATCATTTTTTACTTTATACATAGTAAAATCTTGATCATCAACTTTGCGGTTTTTATATTTATAGTGAAAAACTACTTTTTTTCTATATTTTGAAGAGAAAGTAAAATCTACATCTTTAGAAAACCCATCCACATTTATCATTAAAAATGAGACTAGACTAATTAAAGTGAAGATTTTAAAACGATTAATAGTAAGATAAAAATTTTTCATAGATTCAGATATTTAGTTCTTAGACAGGTAGTCTAATGGAGCAGGCAGAAGTATTAAGATCTGTTGAATTCTATTTCCTTTTATTCACACTTTTTGAGCGACAATAAAAAAATACCTTCCATTTAGAAAGGTGTTCTTAATTTTAATGAATCGAAGTATTTATATTTTAATGATTTTATCTTGATAAATCACTTGATTTCCTTTTGTAATTTCTATGATGTACATACCATTTGCTAAATGAGTAAGATCAAAGGTTTGTGTTGCATAAGAAATAGAAGTGATATTTAGTTTATGTCTACTCCCGTTACTAGCATTTACCAAGTAAAACTCCATTAGTTCATTATCATTTATAGTAGTTTGAATTCTTAAATATTCAGATGTTGGGTTAGGATAGATATTAAAGCTAATATCGTTATAAGTAGTACCTGCAACACTTTGTATCCAAGCTTCAGATTTTCCATCAAAATCAAACTGAGTAAGTCTATAATAAGTTATTTCATTATTATCTAAACGGTCACTACTTTCATAGTAAACATTACTATTTGTATTACCATGTCCATCTACAGAATCAACAAAAATATAATTTTTCCGATCATATGATTTTTCAATAATAAAATGACTGTTATTTATTTCTTGAGCAGTTTCCCAAAAAATATCTACGTTTTTATTTTGATCAACTTCAATTTCATAACTAATTAATTCTACAGGAAGATCTGAAGTATGGTGTATTTCACCACCATTAATTGTTGTAACTTCT includes:
- a CDS encoding T9SS type A sorting domain-containing protein; its protein translation is MKNLYTILLILLVSNFSFGQKTVEHKTSFEKKDISKLISSKPIKFNEWNKKYKGYKTSDGKLYKPKKGSKIGHVIYINGDVRIKENQVIEIQAIDTLVINGDVIIENNGTLSNKGNLVIRGSLYLGGYDEITRWVKKRRQWVELTDKVFRNSEEIYFFNESNGKVIIKNNMIGYHPHKSKFYGQIAVLDTVDVHFHSEKEHDNHNKFNPKCFYYSFNNIGKTAKSKEAHKHGDITNQFTTNNKILKSTKLSKVSLSDKIDEIKENELHRLKPYLTKSFKDLPVELSSFSCTQEVSFTAINWTTAQEINNSHFIIEKSYDKKNFEKIDEVDGQGNSNVVTEYEIDVPTDKNKTVYYRLTQYDFDGKSESWIQAVMNGDSDKIDVSVYPNPTTDFIKVESNATDDSPMDYYLINASTGYKIKLTSKSSQYSSQKFDVSGLSQGIYILEVTQGNKRIYQKKIIKN
- a CDS encoding T9SS type A sorting domain-containing protein, coding for MKKLQYLFLFLSLILLSVISNTIHAKISNDIVIPVGDSQLLPSLDVSGRTHYIIQGTLTVNGDVNVSGNGQITVDGGELIIYGNLKAAGNGVVLVDGGDLYVDRIIKPGNGEVTTINGGEIHHTSDLPVELISYEIEVDQNKNVDIFWETAQEINNSHFIIEKSYDRKNYIFVDSVDGHGNTNSNVYYESSDRLDNNEITYYRLTQFDFDGKSEAWIQSVAGTTYNDISFNIYPNPTSEYLRIQTTINDNELMEFYLVNASNGSRHKLNITSISYATQTFDLTHLANGMYIIEITKGNQVIYQDKIIKI
- a CDS encoding T9SS type A sorting domain-containing protein, with the translated sequence MKNFYLTINRFKIFTLISLVSFLMINVDGFSKDVDFTFSSKYRKKVVFHYKYKNRKVDDQDFTMYKVKNDKNRLLFKGTYTLPKKYTFIIGHLKIAKNSSLTIPAGHTLVIYGGLTALAGSTLINKGNLVIKGSLFIGNQVDGGQDEYTVDFQNKPNANLYITQGLVGQHVHGSTIAGNIAVIQNVMYHFHLNENTINPTGGVFYYRNNDFSAKANKGTEVIMKLDSMNRARKKYSRGKKGRNEKAKDEKDKKNDRNHNKITDLPVKGYFKKFSDKDPINKESLLKLQPYLLIKYKDKDKLLPVELSSFSCTQEVSFTAINWTTAQEINNSHFIIEKSYDKKNFEKIDEVDGQGNSNVVTEYEIDVPTDKNKTVYYRLTQYDFDGKSESWIQAVMNSDDDKIDVSVYPNPTTDFIKVETNATDDSPMDYYLINASTGAKIKLTSKSSQYSSQKFDVSGLSQGIYILEVLQGNKRIYQNKVIKK